A single region of the Bacillus cereus genome encodes:
- a CDS encoding sporulation protein encodes MFQKFLASVGIGSAKVDTVLEKDEYIVGEEIVGKVHITGGSVSQQIESIYLTLSTSYVREVDDKKVTATYDLERVRLTEPFSVEPNEKKEISFSFKLPVETPLTLGMKTVWVHTGLDIKRSIDPSDRDYIQVLPNALLNSVLESVNQLGFKARHIECEELPYRLRKQVPFAQEFEFVPVSGQYYGKLDELELLILPSTYDRLEIIMEVDRKSRGLAGLFTEALDLDEKVIRFTVTNEDIPAMKEKINNYIF; translated from the coding sequence ATGTTTCAAAAGTTTTTAGCAAGCGTTGGTATTGGTAGTGCAAAAGTAGATACGGTTCTTGAAAAAGATGAGTATATAGTTGGAGAAGAGATAGTAGGAAAGGTTCATATAACTGGAGGCTCAGTTAGCCAACAAATTGAAAGCATTTACTTAACGTTATCGACGTCTTATGTAAGAGAAGTGGATGATAAAAAAGTAACGGCAACGTATGATTTAGAGCGAGTTCGTTTAACAGAACCTTTTTCTGTTGAGCCGAATGAAAAAAAGGAAATTTCATTTTCATTTAAACTGCCAGTTGAAACACCGCTTACACTTGGAATGAAAACAGTTTGGGTACATACAGGCCTTGATATTAAACGTAGTATAGACCCAAGTGATCGTGATTACATTCAAGTGTTGCCAAATGCACTATTAAATAGTGTGTTAGAGAGTGTAAATCAATTAGGTTTTAAAGCGCGTCATATAGAATGTGAAGAGTTGCCGTATCGATTACGTAAGCAAGTTCCATTCGCACAAGAGTTTGAGTTTGTTCCTGTTTCCGGACAGTATTATGGGAAATTAGACGAGCTAGAATTATTAATTTTGCCAAGCACTTACGATCGCCTAGAGATTATTATGGAAGTAGACAGAAAATCTCGTGGATTAGCAGGTTTATTTACGGAAGCGCTTGATCTTGACGAGAAAGTGATTCGCTTTACAGTAACGAATGAAGATATTCCAGCGATGAAAGAAAAAATTAACAATTATATTTTTTAA
- a CDS encoding phosphatase PAP2 family protein has product MKRYRHLYLLSFTLLICFVVLSLSYHTACIEKFDNIVAHFIQSFRNDYLTAYFTWVSFIGSKRIYFPLLIILVMYFLVRKKLLSALLLTINYYGSRYLNSMLKLWYERARPDVTQLVTATGYSFPSGHTMNATAFLGFIAYVTITEDRISLHKKLLIIFIASFVVLSISVSRIYLGVHYPSDILAGWAAGGSWLVLCVIFHKAFIKKEPMS; this is encoded by the coding sequence GTGAAACGATATCGACATTTATACTTGTTAAGTTTTACGCTACTCATTTGTTTTGTCGTATTATCACTTTCGTATCATACCGCTTGTATTGAGAAATTTGACAATATAGTTGCGCATTTTATTCAAAGTTTTCGAAACGACTACTTGACAGCCTACTTTACTTGGGTGTCTTTTATCGGTTCCAAAAGAATATATTTTCCGTTACTCATTATACTTGTAATGTATTTTCTCGTTAGAAAAAAGTTGCTTAGTGCATTACTTCTAACAATTAATTATTATGGATCTCGTTATTTAAACAGTATGCTTAAACTATGGTACGAACGAGCAAGACCTGATGTAACGCAGCTTGTTACTGCAACTGGATATAGTTTTCCGAGCGGTCATACGATGAATGCTACTGCTTTTTTAGGATTTATTGCATACGTCACAATTACAGAAGATCGTATTTCATTGCATAAAAAGTTGCTGATTATTTTTATAGCGAGCTTTGTTGTATTATCTATTTCAGTTAGCCGGATTTATCTTGGCGTGCACTATCCATCTGATATATTAGCCGGATGGGCAGCGGGCGGTAGCTGGCTCGTTTTATGTGTTATATTTCATAAGGCGTTCATCAAAAAAGAACCTATGTCATAA
- a CDS encoding cation diffusion facilitator family transporter, with amino-acid sequence MDSLSHKEADKGAIVSIMAYIFLSSMKIIISYITLSSALRADGLNNLTDIGASLAILIGLKISRKPRDPDHPYGHSRAEQIASLVASFIMATVGLEVVISAIQSFLNPKQAAPNVLAAWVALFSAVVMYFVYKYTKKIAIQTKSKSLEAAAKDNLSDALVSIGTVIGIVGSQFQMPILDPIAALIVGLIICKTAWEIFVEASHMLTDGIDPDKMEEYADAIEHIGGVENIVDIRARMYGNQTYVDITIEVDARMDVGESHCITDNIEAMLRKKFGIYHAHIHVEPMQKEPIMT; translated from the coding sequence ATGGATTCTCTTTCTCATAAAGAAGCTGATAAAGGTGCTATTGTCAGCATTATGGCCTACATATTTTTATCCTCTATGAAAATTATCATCAGTTATATTACCCTCTCTAGCGCATTACGTGCTGATGGATTGAATAACTTAACGGATATTGGTGCTTCTTTAGCAATATTAATTGGCCTGAAAATTTCTCGTAAGCCTCGCGACCCAGATCATCCATATGGGCATTCGCGTGCAGAACAAATCGCATCACTTGTTGCTTCTTTTATTATGGCAACGGTCGGATTAGAAGTTGTGATTAGTGCAATTCAATCGTTTTTAAATCCGAAACAAGCAGCGCCTAATGTACTCGCTGCGTGGGTTGCTTTATTTTCTGCCGTCGTAATGTATTTCGTATATAAATATACGAAAAAGATTGCGATTCAAACAAAGAGTAAGTCGTTAGAAGCCGCTGCAAAAGATAATTTATCAGATGCACTCGTAAGTATTGGTACAGTAATAGGTATAGTCGGATCACAGTTCCAAATGCCTATTTTAGACCCTATTGCCGCTTTAATTGTCGGTCTTATTATTTGTAAAACCGCATGGGAAATTTTCGTAGAAGCTTCTCATATGCTAACGGATGGAATCGATCCAGATAAGATGGAAGAGTACGCTGATGCCATTGAACATATTGGTGGCGTGGAAAACATCGTAGATATTCGCGCTCGTATGTACGGGAATCAAACATACGTTGATATTACAATCGAGGTAGATGCCCGTATGGATGTTGGAGAAAGTCACTGTATTACTGACAACATCGAGGCTATGCTTCGAAAGAAATTCGGAATATACCATGCTCATATTCATGTGGAGCCCATGCAAAAAGAACCTATTATGACATAG
- a CDS encoding thioredoxin family protein, with amino-acid sequence MKEIKSEQEFKDIIASEEPVVVKFFTTWCPDCVRMDNFIGDVMEEFNKFEWYSINKDEFPSIAEEYQVMGIPSLLVYQNGEKLGHLHSANAKTEEQVTEFLEAY; translated from the coding sequence ATGAAAGAAATCAAATCTGAACAAGAATTCAAAGACATCATCGCAAGCGAGGAACCAGTTGTTGTTAAGTTCTTTACTACATGGTGCCCGGATTGCGTGCGTATGGACAACTTTATCGGAGATGTAATGGAAGAGTTCAATAAGTTTGAATGGTATTCTATTAATAAAGATGAGTTCCCAAGTATTGCGGAAGAGTATCAAGTAATGGGCATTCCAAGCCTACTTGTTTATCAAAATGGCGAGAAGCTTGGTCACTTACATAGTGCTAACGCAAAAACTGAAGAGCAAGTTACTGAGTTTTTAGAAGCATACTAA
- a CDS encoding site-specific integrase, which produces MAYLLAITCEMRKGEITGLQWKDIDFERRTLSVNRSLSHITKGFHELKTSSGKRLLIFPDITLIVLNDHLQKISDEKERYDESYNDYDWVCRFRSLTQLWKKLIKKSEVPDIRFHDLRHTRVTIMLKQSIYPKIVSERLGHKRVSITLKTYSHVVPGLQETAVDQFANELFGKKNFC; this is translated from the coding sequence ATCGCTTATCTTCTTGCTATTACATGTGAAATGCGTAAAGGTGAAATCACAGGTCTACAATGGAAAGATATTGATTTTGAGAGACGAACGTTATCTGTTAACCGTTCCCTTTCTCACATTACAAAGGGATTCCATGAACTAAAAACCTCTTCAGGAAAGAGATTGCTGATTTTTCCTGACATTACTTTAATAGTACTAAATGACCATCTGCAAAAAATCTCTGATGAAAAAGAGCGATATGATGAAAGCTATAATGACTACGATTGGGTCTGCCGTTTCAGAAGTTTGACACAGCTCTGGAAAAAGCTTATAAAGAAAAGTGAGGTTCCTGATATTCGGTTCCATGATCTGAGACATACTCGTGTAACAATTATGTTAAAACAAAGTATATATCCTAAGATTGTAAGTGAACGATTAGGACATAAAAGAGTAAGTATCACACTGAAGACCTACTCACATGTTGTACCAGGACTTCAGGAAACTGCGGTGGATCAATTTGCAAACGAATTATTTGGAAAGAAAAACTTTTGTTAA
- a CDS encoding DUF3947 family protein, translated as MFYSYFDTRDRMRPYGTAGITYSGAQSTIQAVQQALQAQQQMQQIQQGMQPYYPSMEYYYPMHHITPYGISVSTIPYGTVYNL; from the coding sequence ATGTTTTATTCATATTTTGATACCCGAGATAGAATGCGTCCGTATGGTACGGCGGGTATTACGTATAGCGGAGCACAAAGTACAATTCAAGCTGTTCAACAAGCGTTACAAGCACAGCAGCAAATGCAACAAATACAGCAAGGCATGCAACCTTACTATCCATCTATGGAGTATTATTACCCAATGCATCATATTACACCATACGGAATTTCTGTTTCAACAATTCCATATGGAACTGTATACAATTTATAA
- a CDS encoding C1q-like domain-containing protein codes for MSCYYYCKNRESYKKKSHDCCKKRSDYNNKYSKKYDNCSCNHKEKNLVRASAFRAVNTVDQNLPANTFVKVLFQNEQFDLANEYNPATSEFTPKTRGVYSVIGTIGFFPNDTNVNYRARVEVRVNGNAAIAIDNDFFGPINFGNVVSVSTILQLHAGDFVEIFAQSSIDGVISSSEDGSHFEAARFPSPIV; via the coding sequence ATGTCTTGTTATTACTACTGTAAGAATCGTGAGAGTTACAAAAAGAAAAGTCATGATTGTTGTAAAAAAAGAAGTGACTATAATAATAAGTACAGTAAAAAATATGATAATTGTTCTTGCAATCATAAGGAGAAAAACCTTGTAAGAGCATCCGCTTTTAGAGCGGTAAATACAGTTGATCAAAACCTTCCAGCCAATACTTTTGTCAAAGTTTTATTTCAAAATGAACAATTTGATTTAGCGAATGAATATAACCCGGCAACATCAGAGTTTACTCCGAAGACTAGAGGCGTTTATTCCGTAATTGGAACGATTGGTTTCTTTCCAAACGATACAAATGTAAACTATAGAGCGCGTGTAGAAGTTCGAGTGAATGGAAATGCGGCAATTGCTATAGATAACGATTTTTTTGGTCCGATAAATTTTGGGAATGTCGTAAGTGTTTCAACAATACTACAATTACATGCAGGTGATTTTGTTGAGATTTTTGCGCAAAGTAGTATAGATGGAGTTATTAGTAGTTCAGAAGATGGTTCTCATTTTGAGGCTGCTAGATTTCCATCTCCAATTGTATAA
- a CDS encoding C1q-like domain-containing protein has product MSYYYYCKHCNGYKKTQHTCCKKSTDYYDKCCDNEKDKLVRASAFRAVSTVDQNVTANTFVKVLFQNEQFDLANEYNPVTSDFIPKTRGVYSIIGTISFAPNDSNTNYRARVEIRVNDNPAIAIDNDFFGPSNFANVVAVSTILQLHAGDVVEIFAESDVDGLIIQNDPGFISTHFETARFPSPIK; this is encoded by the coding sequence ATGTCTTATTATTATTATTGTAAGCATTGCAATGGCTATAAAAAGACACAGCATACTTGTTGTAAGAAGAGTACAGATTATTACGATAAGTGTTGTGATAATGAGAAAGATAAACTTGTAAGGGCATCTGCTTTTAGAGCGGTTAGTACAGTAGATCAAAATGTCACTGCAAATACTTTTGTGAAAGTATTATTCCAAAATGAACAGTTTGATTTAGCGAATGAATATAATCCAGTAACATCAGATTTTATTCCGAAGACTAGAGGGGTTTATTCTATTATTGGTACAATCAGCTTTGCACCTAATGATAGTAATACGAATTATAGAGCGCGTGTAGAAATTCGGGTAAATGATAATCCAGCTATAGCGATAGATAATGACTTTTTTGGTCCATCCAATTTTGCAAATGTCGTAGCTGTTTCAACAATACTTCAATTACATGCAGGAGATGTAGTTGAAATTTTTGCTGAGAGTGATGTAGATGGACTGATTATACAAAATGATCCAGGATTTATTAGTACGCATTTTGAAACTGCAAGATTCCCATCTCCAATAAAATAA
- a CDS encoding MepB family protein, whose product MIDFSNIVGKLDEMIYKPNNLFVTNQKEEKQNLEYAGGIFQLNNRSIRFRVSKITPNKIGQFVSFWEKDASMKNQAFSYDSAPNLLVITCIADNKLGQFIFPKEILLKEKILKTQNQKGKMAMRVYPIWDKPVSNQAKKSQLWQLQYFVDLSDAENVAIDKLLKLYS is encoded by the coding sequence ATGATTGATTTTAGTAATATAGTTGGAAAACTAGATGAAATGATTTACAAACCTAATAATCTATTCGTTACTAACCAAAAAGAAGAAAAGCAAAACTTAGAATATGCAGGAGGGATATTCCAGCTAAATAATAGAAGTATACGATTTAGAGTATCAAAAATTACACCTAATAAGATTGGACAATTTGTTTCTTTTTGGGAAAAGGATGCTTCCATGAAAAATCAGGCATTTTCTTATGATTCGGCTCCTAATCTTTTAGTTATTACTTGTATAGCGGATAATAAACTAGGACAATTTATTTTTCCAAAAGAGATTCTTCTAAAAGAAAAAATATTAAAAACTCAAAACCAAAAAGGGAAAATGGCTATGAGGGTTTACCCTATTTGGGATAAACCTGTAAGTAATCAGGCTAAGAAGAGTCAACTATGGCAACTTCAATATTTTGTCGATTTAAGTGATGCTGAAAATGTAGCTATAGATAAATTGTTAAAGTTATATTCATAG